Genomic window (Chryseobacterium bernardetii):
CCCGCATCTATGTCGGGGTATAGTAATACCTCTTTTTCAGAATTCAGTGTTGGCTATCATCACAATAAAGAAAAGATGTATCGTCAGCAGTTAGGAAATGGCAACAAAGGATTAACGATCAAAGCTCAATCTTTTCAAAAGCTGAAAACCCATCGCTTTGTATGGGGAAGTGCAAGTTATCAGAACTTGAAAACCAACATTGTTAACTGGAACGAAACATTAGATTACGAACGTATTGCCCCTTACATTACAGCCGATTCGGTTGGTGGAAAGCTAAACCTTGAGCATTACGGGTTTGCGGGAGGATATCTTGAAAAAATAAACCGGTGGACTGTTGCCGGACAGATAAGCTATTCTGCAAAGATGGGATACCGTTCAAAAGACCCAAGAATGAAGAGTACAACTTCAGACTTAAGGATAAATGCGGGGGTGAACTATAAAATTTTTAGAGAATATGAAGCCGGAGTTTTTGGTGAATTTAATAAATATACTCAAAATAATTCGATCCAGTTTCAAAGTCTTTTGGGCAGACCTTATTTATACATGATGTCAGGGCTAGGCTTCTCAACCGCCCTATTTAATGGAGGAACAAGGCCTACCAATACTTTTGAAGAATTTGCTTATAAAGGAGGTCTTCAGATTTCCGGAAAACAGGGAAAGGACTTTTACCTTCAGGCTGCCATAGGAAAATCCAACAATATTAAAAGCTATAATGACGGCTCCAGTACGTTTCATAACCTTTCCGAGCTTAAAAATGAACAGATTGAAATAGAAGGTGGTAAGTTTTTCAACATTCACAAAAAACACCGTATTGGTGTATTAGCAGAATATACTGCATCAAAGAAAACAGGATTTGAATATGGTTATTCTATGAATACAGCCATTATGACTCAAATTTTTAAAAGACATGCTTATCGCAGAGAAAATTATATCACATCCGTTAAAGGTTTTTATCAGTATAATCAGGATCGTTTTTCCATTACGGCAGCTCCATTCTTTGGATATGAAGAAGTAAAAGAACGCAGACTTTACCCAAACTCAGGACAGAAGTTTGTATACTCTTATTTTGGACTTAATGTTGATTATAAACAAGAAATAAATAATACCCAAGCATTTACATTTCAGCCGTATTTTTTTAAAAGAA
Coding sequences:
- a CDS encoding DUF6850 family outer membrane beta-barrel protein, coding for MLHTKTFFFLLLIGGSLTVKAQDSLTLFKILNNQYDQERDLRNNFYYNPASMSGYSNTSFSEFSVGYHHNKEKMYRQQLGNGNKGLTIKAQSFQKLKTHRFVWGSASYQNLKTNIVNWNETLDYERIAPYITADSVGGKLNLEHYGFAGGYLEKINRWTVAGQISYSAKMGYRSKDPRMKSTTSDLRINAGVNYKIFREYEAGVFGEFNKYTQNNSIQFQSLLGRPYLYMMSGLGFSTALFNGGTRPTNTFEEFAYKGGLQISGKQGKDFYLQAAIGKSNNIKSYNDGSSTFHNLSELKNEQIEIEGGKFFNIHKKHRIGVLAEYTASKKTGFEYGYSMNTAIMTQIFKRHAYRRENYITSVKGFYQYNQDRFSITAAPFFGYEEVKERRLYPNSGQKFVYSYFGLNVDYKQEINNTQAFTFQPYFFKRIVNQSINALNTTGNAAVNEWIFQDYMFQASDIISFGMTLRYDLKLDKLPAFFVSVQYQTQKIQNTNNNFAGASLGITF